In a genomic window of Styela clava chromosome 11, kaStyClav1.hap1.2, whole genome shotgun sequence:
- the LOC120347328 gene encoding uncharacterized protein LOC120347328, producing the protein MNFEIEQGSFKEIKSRWEQKGENNSYGNNSPSATKIETREQKLKRWAESERRYWEMQKANKEQKYQDKITMAERRKTIKEEVARKADDASDKKENLRENERQQEKLTRWAASEQRYWEERKAAQAQRYRERRHLEELRRGEENETDDITEIQKAIEYDVVPETNEVNDQTENKILDKNENQQDKIKRWAASEQRYWEERRAAQEQRYQEKRYIAELQRAEEEQQYQARYQEELRKAEEEQRVRDQIRQEELRKAEEEQRVREQRRQEELQKAEEEKRYQEAIRLGKLRKAEDDKRYQEEIRLNELRRAEQEKRYLENRRREQLRKFAETQRNQKRKNPGKCIQKHKVLTKNNNDIDFDNVINAFRGNEENSASQNGFSEINTHGEIAAGVTGATETYHEIAAGVTGASQTYHEIATGVTGATQTYHEIAAGVTDATQTYHEIAAGVTGSTETYSAMEAVGCVVS; encoded by the coding sequence atgaattttgagATCGAGCAGGGTTCATTTAAAGAAATCAAAAGTAGATGGGAGCAAAAAGGGGAGAATAATTCATACGGCAATAATTCGCCGTCTGCAACTAAAATCGAAACGAGAGAGCAAAAACTCAAACGTTGGGCAGAATCGGAGAGAAGATATTGGGAAATGCAAAAGGCTAATAAAGAACAAAAATATCAAGATAAAATAACTATGGCGGAACGAAGGAAAACGATAAAAGAAGAGGTTGCCCGAAAGGCTGATGATGCTTctgataaaaaagaaaatttacgTGAAAACGAAAGGCAACAGGAGAAACTAACACGATGGGCAGCATCGGAGCAGAGATATTGGGAGGAACGAAAAGCTGCTCAAGCGCAGCGATATCGGGAAAGAAGACATCTAGAAGAACTTCGGAGAGGTGAAGAAAATGAAACAGATGATATTACAGAAATACAAAAAGCTATAGAATATGACGTCGTACCGGAGACCAATGAGGTCAATGATCAGacggaaaataaaatactaGATAAAAACGAAAATCAACAGGACAAAATTAAACGATGGGCAGCGTCGGAGCAGAGATATTGGGAGGAACGAAGAGCTGCTCAAGAACAGCGATATCAAGAAAAAAGATATATAGCAGAACTCCAAAGAGCCGAAGAAGAGCAGCAGTATCAAGCTAGATATCAAGAAGAGCTTCGAAAAGCCGAAGAAGAGCAGCGAGTTCGAGACCAAATACGTCAAGAAGAGCTTCGAAAAGCTGAAGAAGAACAGCGAGTTCGAGAACAAAGACGTCAAGAAGAGCTTCAAAAGGCTGAAGAAGAGAAGCGCTATCAGGAAGCAATACGTTTAGGAAAGCTTCGAAAAGCAGAAGATGACAAGCGCTATCAGGAGGAAATACGTCTGAACGAACTTCGAAGAGCTGAACAGGAGAAGCGATATCTGGAAAATAGACGTCGAGAACAACTTCGAAAATTTGCAGAAACGCAGCGAAATCAGAAAAGAAAGAATCCTGGAAAATGTATCCAGAAACACAAAGTTCTAACAAAGAACAATAATGATATTGACTTTGACAACGTAATCAATGCTTTCCGTGGCAATGAGGAAAATTCCGCATCACAGAATGGATTTTCAGAAATTAATACGCATGGTGAAATTGCCGCTGGCGTCACTGGTGCCACGGAAACGTATCATGAAATTGCTGCTGGCGTCACTGGTGCCTCGCAAACGTATCATGAAATTGCTACTGGCGTCACTGGTGCCACGCAAACGTATCATGAAATTGCTGCTGGCGTCACTGATGCCACGCAAACGTATCATGAAATTGCTGCTGGCGTCACTGGTTCCACGGAAACATATAGTGCAATGGAAGCTGTGGGATGCGTGGTATCTTAA
- the LOC120347373 gene encoding uncharacterized protein LOC120347373 — protein MAKLFESFVKTDDRFEVVFPVELGVVCFRLIIYKYDTKKSNMINRQLLKHINDSKDIFLISPEVEGIYFLRVATGVTACNENAIRNCWNAILKHATSVLST, from the exons ATGGCAAAACTGTTTGAATCTTTCGTCAAGACCGACGATCGGTTTGAAGTTGTTTTCCCGGTTGAATTGGGAGTCGTTTGTTTTCGATTGATAATTTACAAATACGATACAAAG aaAAGTAACATGATCAACAGACAACTGCTCAAACATATCAATGATTCAAAAGATATCTTCTTGATTTCTCCAGAAGTTGAAGGAATTTATTTTCTTCGAGTAGCTACCGGTGTTACTGCGTGTAACGAAAATGCCATCAGAAATTGCTGGAATGCCATTCTTAAACATGCCACTTCAGTCTTGTCAACATAG
- the LOC144429801 gene encoding aromatic-L-amino-acid decarboxylase-like, with protein sequence MYDMVTTMLHDIKKFCEPRATSPSCAELETLMLDWLAKAMNLPKDFLHEGVGPGCGVILGSCSEGTLMTLLSAKSNALKTLSLKYPDVSEYELASKLVAYTSEYSHSSVERACLLRFTQLHKIPVDKNVSMRGDNLQRAITEDRNAGKIPFYVGDILLTN encoded by the exons ATGTACGACATGGTGACTACTATGTTACATGATATAAAGAAATTTTGCGAACCTCGT GCAACAAGTCCTTCTTGTGCAGAACTGGAAACCCTGATGTTGGATTGGCTGGCTAAAGCTATGAATCTTCCTAAAGATTTTCTTCATGAAGGTGTTGGTCCTGGGTGCGGAGTGATTCTag GATCTTGCAGTGAAGGCACATTGATGACGTTGTTGTCTGCAAAAAGTAATGCACTGAAGACACTTAGCTTAAAATATCCTGATGTTTCTGAATACGAACTTGCATCAAAATTAGTTGCATACACTTCAGAATACAGTCATTCTTCAGTCGAGAGAGCTT GTTTATTGAGATTCACACAACTTCATAAAATACCAGTGGATAAAAACGTGTCTATGCGTGGTGATAACTTGCAACGTGCAATAACAGAAGATAGGAATGCAGGAAAAATTCCGTTTTATGTGGGAGATATTCTACTAACAAATTAA